In the genome of Photobacterium sp. TLY01, one region contains:
- a CDS encoding amino acid ABC transporter permease, giving the protein MKTFNFTPSEAPPAKLTGVSGWLRKNLFAGPVNTVVTLVLLWLVVTWTEQIFQWAVLDADFIGSTRDACSREGACWVFIQARFEQFMFGFYPESEIWRPMVFFAATAGLVLWLLVDRIPYKKWALLITLIPFPVLSAMLLHGGTFGLETVETHQWGGLMVTLIIALTGILASLPFGVLLALGRRSNMPVIRSISTVYIEFWRGVPLITVLFMASVMLPLFLSGGTEIDKLLRALIGVVLFNSAYMAEAIRGGLQSISKGQYEAAEALGLGYWKMMRLVILPQALKVSIPSIVNTFIALLKDTSLVLIIGMFDVLGIAQSANSDPAWLGFSTESYLFAAFIFWVMCFGMSRYSLYLENKLHTGH; this is encoded by the coding sequence ATGAAAACATTTAATTTTACGCCCTCAGAAGCCCCGCCGGCAAAATTAACGGGTGTGAGTGGCTGGTTACGCAAAAACCTGTTTGCCGGTCCGGTTAATACAGTGGTCACACTGGTGTTGCTCTGGCTGGTGGTGACCTGGACTGAGCAGATTTTCCAGTGGGCTGTACTGGATGCAGATTTCATTGGCTCAACCCGTGACGCCTGTTCCCGGGAAGGCGCATGCTGGGTCTTTATTCAGGCGCGGTTCGAACAGTTCATGTTTGGCTTTTATCCGGAGTCGGAAATCTGGCGTCCCATGGTATTTTTCGCTGCGACGGCAGGGTTAGTGCTGTGGTTGTTGGTGGATCGTATTCCTTATAAAAAATGGGCATTACTGATCACCCTGATCCCATTCCCAGTTTTGTCAGCCATGCTGTTACACGGCGGCACTTTCGGTTTGGAAACTGTGGAAACGCACCAGTGGGGCGGGTTGATGGTCACCCTGATCATCGCGCTGACAGGCATCCTCGCTTCCCTGCCTTTCGGTGTTCTGCTCGCGCTCGGGCGCCGCTCAAACATGCCGGTTATCCGCAGTATCAGCACTGTGTATATCGAGTTCTGGCGTGGTGTACCCTTAATTACCGTGCTTTTCATGGCGTCTGTCATGTTGCCGTTGTTCCTCTCTGGCGGAACGGAAATTGACAAATTACTGCGTGCACTGATTGGCGTGGTGCTCTTTAACTCGGCGTACATGGCCGAAGCGATCAGGGGCGGTCTACAGTCGATTTCGAAAGGTCAGTATGAAGCGGCGGAAGCGCTGGGTTTAGGCTACTGGAAAATGATGCGTTTGGTCATTCTGCCACAGGCGCTGAAAGTCAGCATTCCGTCGATCGTCAATACCTTCATTGCTTTGCTCAAAGATACCAGTCTGGTGCTGATTATCGGTATGTTTGATGTGCTGGGGATTGCTCAGTCGGCGAACAGTGATCCGGCCTGGCTCGGATTCTCAACGGAAAGTTATTTATTTGCGGCCTTCATTTTCTGGGTGATGTGCTTCGGAATGTCGCGCTACAGCCTTTATCTGGAAAACAAACTCCATACCGGGCATTGA
- a CDS encoding putative 2-aminoethylphosphonate ABC transporter permease subunit, with protein sequence MTRLRHHLGRDNLTLTGLLVVFSALMAAFIVAPLLAMLQKSVHNAEGDFVGLANFASYFASPALWQSLQNTVVIGVVVTVIVGLLAFGFAFALTRSCMPFKGVFTVIGSAPILAPSLLPAISLIYLFGNQGIAKEMLFGHSIYGPIGIAIGLVLWTFPHALMIISTSLKTSDARLYEAAKALNTSSVRTFFLVTLPGAKYGLISALIVVFTLVVCDFGVPKVIGGQYNVLATDIFKQVVGQQNFAMGAVTSVMLLLPALLAFAGDRWVQKKQQNLFDARSVAYQPEPNRIRDGICLLFCSLISLAILSVIAMAVYGSLVTFWPWNTALSLNNYNFAEFSTYGWAPYFNSLKLAGMVALAGTLVIFTCAYCIEKGQSFAPLRHLLQMLAILPMAVPGMVLGLGYIFFFNHSDNPLSWMYGTLTILVVNTVTHYYTVGHMTAVTALKQLPGEIEAISASLNIPQFKTFFKVTVPVCTPAILEIATYLFVNAMTTTSAIVFLYASDTMPASVSVLNMDDAGQTGPAAAMAVMILLTAAAVKLMHLGANRLSDQYTQAWRHR encoded by the coding sequence ATGACTCGCCTGCGCCATCACCTTGGTCGTGACAACCTCACTCTCACTGGGCTCTTAGTGGTATTCAGCGCACTCATGGCGGCCTTTATCGTCGCGCCGCTGCTTGCCATGCTGCAAAAAAGCGTGCACAACGCGGAAGGCGACTTTGTGGGTCTGGCCAATTTTGCCAGCTACTTTGCATCACCTGCCCTGTGGCAGTCATTGCAAAATACTGTGGTCATCGGTGTGGTTGTCACTGTCATTGTCGGGCTGCTGGCCTTTGGTTTTGCTTTTGCCTTAACCCGCAGTTGTATGCCATTCAAAGGCGTCTTTACCGTCATCGGCTCGGCCCCCATTCTGGCGCCATCGCTGCTCCCGGCCATCAGTCTGATCTACCTGTTCGGTAATCAGGGCATCGCCAAAGAGATGCTGTTCGGCCACAGTATTTACGGCCCGATCGGCATTGCGATCGGCCTGGTATTATGGACCTTCCCTCATGCTCTGATGATCATCAGTACCTCGCTGAAGACATCCGATGCCAGACTCTACGAAGCCGCGAAAGCCCTCAATACATCCAGCGTACGCACCTTCTTTCTGGTCACTTTGCCGGGGGCAAAATACGGCCTGATCAGCGCCTTAATCGTGGTGTTTACTCTGGTTGTCTGCGATTTTGGTGTCCCGAAAGTCATTGGCGGCCAATATAATGTGTTGGCGACCGACATTTTCAAACAAGTGGTCGGCCAGCAAAACTTCGCCATGGGTGCGGTCACGTCCGTCATGCTGTTACTGCCCGCTCTGCTGGCGTTTGCCGGCGACCGCTGGGTACAGAAAAAACAACAGAACCTGTTCGATGCCCGCTCTGTGGCTTATCAGCCAGAACCCAACCGTATTCGTGACGGCATCTGCTTGCTGTTCTGTTCCCTGATTTCACTGGCGATTCTGAGTGTCATCGCCATGGCGGTGTACGGCTCTCTGGTCACATTCTGGCCATGGAACACCGCATTGAGTCTGAATAACTACAACTTTGCCGAATTCAGCACTTATGGCTGGGCTCCCTATTTCAATTCACTGAAACTGGCCGGGATGGTCGCGCTGGCAGGGACTTTGGTGATCTTTACCTGTGCCTACTGCATTGAAAAAGGACAAAGTTTCGCTCCTCTGCGTCACCTGCTGCAAATGCTGGCGATTCTGCCGATGGCTGTCCCGGGTATGGTATTAGGACTGGGCTACATCTTTTTCTTCAACCACAGTGACAATCCGCTGTCATGGATGTACGGCACACTGACCATACTGGTGGTCAATACGGTGACTCACTACTACACAGTCGGCCATATGACGGCAGTGACAGCCCTGAAGCAGTTGCCGGGCGAAATCGAAGCGATCTCTGCCTCGCTCAACATTCCTCAGTTCAAGACGTTCTTTAAAGTCACTGTTCCTGTGTGCACTCCTGCTATTCTGGAAATTGCGACCTATCTGTTTGTGAATGCGATGACCACTACATCGGCCATTGTTTTCCTGTACGCCTCAGACACCATGCCTGCATCCGTGTCTGTCCTGAATATGGATGATGCCGGTCAGACCGGACCTGCCGCCGCGATGGCGGTCATGATCCTGCTGACAGCTGCAGCCGTCAAACTCATGCATCTGGGTGCCAACCGTCTGAGTGATCAATACACCCAAGCCTGGCGTCACCGCTGA
- a CDS encoding amino acid ABC transporter permease, which produces MALSEVEFDAVTKKDKKNTTTGEKNAAVSETPSLNLRSFIYHPGARAVFFQSLLILAVGLFLYTVVSNALDNLAQRGIATGFDFLDQTAGFGIGMSLIDYDETYSYGRTFIVGLLNTALVGVLGIVLATALGFVVGIARLSKNWLLSRLAAVYIEVFRNVPLLLQILFWYFVVLRALPSPRQSLSLGEAAFLNVRGLYVPAPVYEQGAWMVLAAVVISVIAGVAVHIRASRHQKATGEQRPTWRYSLGMLLVLPVLTYFVSGQPVSLDYPELKGFNFRGGISVMPELFALLVALSIYTASFIAEIVRSGIMAVSHGQTEAAHSLGLKNSHTLRLIVIPQALRVIVPPLTSQYLNLVKNSSLAMAIGYPDLVSVFAGTTLNQTGQAIEIIAMTMAVYLALSLLTSLLMNLYNRKIALVER; this is translated from the coding sequence ATGGCACTGAGTGAAGTTGAATTCGATGCTGTCACCAAGAAAGACAAAAAGAATACAACGACGGGCGAAAAAAATGCCGCCGTTTCTGAAACACCTTCCTTGAACCTTCGTTCTTTCATTTATCATCCGGGCGCTCGCGCCGTTTTTTTCCAGTCGCTGCTAATTCTGGCCGTCGGGTTATTTTTATATACCGTTGTCAGTAATGCGCTGGATAATTTAGCGCAAAGGGGAATCGCAACCGGTTTTGATTTTCTCGATCAAACGGCTGGCTTTGGCATTGGCATGTCGCTCATTGATTATGACGAGACCTATAGCTACGGCCGGACTTTTATTGTTGGGTTACTGAACACCGCATTGGTCGGTGTGCTTGGTATTGTGCTGGCGACTGCGCTGGGTTTTGTTGTTGGCATCGCCCGCTTATCAAAAAACTGGTTATTAAGCCGCCTGGCTGCCGTGTATATCGAAGTATTCCGGAATGTGCCGCTATTGCTGCAAATTCTTTTCTGGTATTTCGTGGTTCTGCGCGCTTTACCTTCGCCAAGACAATCATTGTCATTGGGTGAAGCCGCGTTCCTGAATGTGCGTGGTCTGTATGTGCCTGCACCCGTTTATGAGCAAGGTGCCTGGATGGTGCTGGCTGCTGTTGTGATCAGTGTGATCGCCGGTGTTGCGGTTCATATCCGGGCCAGCCGGCATCAAAAGGCTACGGGGGAGCAGCGCCCGACCTGGCGTTATTCACTCGGTATGCTGTTGGTCTTGCCTGTGCTGACGTATTTTGTGTCCGGCCAGCCAGTGTCACTGGACTATCCCGAACTGAAAGGGTTTAACTTTCGGGGCGGTATTTCCGTCATGCCTGAACTGTTTGCTTTACTGGTGGCACTGAGCATTTATACCGCTTCGTTTATCGCTGAAATTGTGCGTTCGGGGATCATGGCTGTCAGTCATGGGCAGACGGAAGCCGCACACTCACTGGGGCTGAAAAATTCACATACGCTCAGATTGATTGTGATTCCGCAGGCATTGCGCGTCATCGTACCGCCTCTGACCAGCCAGTACCTGAACCTGGTCAAAAACTCTTCACTGGCGATGGCAATCGGCTATCCGGATCTGGTGTCCGTGTTTGCCGGTACGACCCTGAATCAGACAGGACAGGCCATTGAGATTATTGCAATGACAATGGCAGTGTATCTGGCGCTGAGTTTGCTGACGTCGCTGTTGATGAATCTCTATAACCGCAAAATTGCGCTGGTGGAAAGGTAG
- the phnR gene encoding phosphonate utilization transcriptional regulator PhnR has product MQYLRIMEAINEQIDAGLLAGGHKLPAERKLAESFNTTRVTLRESLALLEAEGKLYREDRRGWFVSPVPLLYDPTYTTDFPAMAKAQGREARSELLSAKRVPAGRRAASLLKVKPLTEVYRIDRLRFLDNRPVVVVTNFISPAHFPDLFEHNIIDSLTTTYREQYGVIYSKTRFRVRSTSLMAETAHHLRATSGTPAMFVERVNYDQSGNLIDCDLEYWRHDAILIESTATI; this is encoded by the coding sequence GTGCAATATTTAAGAATCATGGAAGCCATCAATGAACAGATTGATGCCGGACTTCTGGCGGGCGGCCACAAACTGCCTGCTGAACGTAAATTGGCGGAGTCTTTCAACACCACACGCGTCACGCTGCGTGAGTCGCTGGCCTTGCTCGAAGCCGAAGGGAAATTGTACCGAGAAGATCGCCGCGGCTGGTTTGTCTCGCCAGTACCGCTCTTGTACGATCCGACCTACACCACGGATTTTCCGGCTATGGCCAAAGCGCAGGGCCGCGAAGCACGCTCAGAATTGCTGTCGGCCAAGCGGGTTCCTGCCGGTCGTCGGGCCGCTTCCTTACTGAAAGTCAAACCGCTGACCGAAGTGTACCGGATCGACCGGCTGCGATTTCTCGACAATCGTCCGGTGGTCGTTGTCACCAACTTTATCTCGCCTGCGCATTTCCCTGATTTGTTTGAGCACAATATTATCGACTCGCTCACGACGACGTACCGGGAGCAATACGGGGTGATTTATTCCAAGACCCGGTTCCGGGTTCGCTCTACCTCCCTGATGGCAGAAACCGCCCATCATCTCAGAGCAACATCCGGCACACCCGCCATGTTTGTCGAACGGGTAAACTACGACCAGAGCGGCAACCTGATTGACTGCGATTTGGAATACTGGCGTCACGATGCGATCTTAATTGAATCAACGGCGACGATTTAG
- a CDS encoding amino acid ABC transporter ATP-binding protein produces MIEKVNQRSDKEPVIRLKNVNKWYGEFHVLKNINLEVKKGEKIVICGPSGSGKSTMIRCINHLEEHQRGDIVVAGTELKDDLKNIELVRREVGMCFQHFNLFPHLSVLENCTLAQMWVKKKSQKEADALAMKYLERVRIAEQAHKFPGQLSGGQQQRVAIARSLCMEPQIMLFDEPTSALDPEMVREVLDVMVELAEDGMTMLCVTHEMGFAREVADRVIFMDAGEIIEQNAPEAFFSNPQFDRTQNFLQQIIH; encoded by the coding sequence ATGATTGAAAAAGTGAACCAGCGTTCGGATAAAGAACCTGTCATCCGTCTGAAAAATGTCAACAAATGGTATGGTGAATTCCATGTGTTGAAAAACATTAATCTGGAAGTGAAAAAGGGCGAAAAAATTGTGATCTGCGGGCCTTCCGGCTCGGGTAAATCGACCATGATTCGCTGTATTAACCATTTGGAAGAACACCAGCGCGGTGACATCGTTGTTGCCGGCACCGAGCTGAAGGACGATCTGAAAAATATCGAGTTGGTGCGTCGCGAAGTGGGCATGTGTTTTCAGCACTTCAATTTATTTCCCCACCTGAGCGTGCTGGAAAACTGTACGCTGGCACAGATGTGGGTAAAGAAAAAATCGCAGAAAGAAGCTGATGCTCTGGCAATGAAGTACCTGGAGCGGGTCCGGATTGCAGAGCAGGCACACAAGTTCCCGGGCCAGCTGTCCGGTGGTCAGCAGCAGCGTGTGGCGATTGCCCGCTCCCTGTGTATGGAGCCGCAAATCATGCTGTTTGATGAGCCGACGTCAGCACTGGATCCGGAGATGGTACGAGAGGTGCTGGATGTGATGGTTGAGCTGGCCGAAGACGGCATGACCATGCTGTGTGTGACGCATGAAATGGGCTTTGCCCGTGAAGTGGCGGATCGGGTGATTTTCATGGATGCCGGTGAAATTATTGAGCAGAATGCCCCGGAGGCGTTCTTCAGTAATCCGCAGTTTGATCGCACGCAAAATTTCCTGCAGCAAATTATTCATTAA
- a CDS encoding oligosaccharide flippase family protein has translation MRSSPVHSHSDYLKSGSFILLFSLGFGFIADYLFNLTLSQALSSHEYGDYKVAYAFATLTSVIILLGGDRVAPRVLSGAIENKDRGYIVSFLLFYGGIALLLSALVILTTYLGGVLHLGKTDVLGHHPLMIITFVIPLIAIGALLSRVLQSAKLLAASNLPWRIVLPAMKTCFLLLLMATISEVAYWHVIVTGGLTVAAIVVWQWHKIRQLDLINADLSRAHTLEKHKLLSLSIPMMLAMMVTMALNQIDLFMLEMLANEQDVGHFAAAATTAHLLPVAQVTIAGLFLPLIGPALDNHPDSAKTLFRQAQRLIVIVTMILTALVFAGGPWLLAFFGEGFVKAELSLNVLTAAYSIWAMSAFASTWLQYNGKGRQVMVIGVITLLTDTLANLWLIPEMGMTGAALATCLAMFVASVLTWYQLIIMNTGKSPLQISH, from the coding sequence ATGCGTTCTTCGCCAGTTCATTCTCACTCTGATTATTTAAAGTCAGGCAGCTTCATTTTACTTTTTAGTCTGGGTTTTGGCTTCATCGCAGACTATCTGTTTAACCTGACACTCAGTCAGGCGCTGTCCAGTCATGAATACGGCGATTACAAAGTCGCTTATGCCTTCGCAACCTTAACCAGTGTCATCATCTTATTGGGTGGTGACCGGGTTGCCCCACGGGTGCTGTCCGGTGCCATAGAGAACAAAGACCGCGGCTATATCGTCTCTTTTCTGCTTTTTTATGGCGGTATCGCCTTGCTGCTTTCTGCCTTGGTTATACTGACAACTTACTTAGGTGGAGTACTGCATCTGGGGAAAACGGATGTGCTGGGCCATCACCCGCTGATGATCATCACATTTGTTATCCCTCTGATTGCCATTGGCGCATTGTTGAGTCGTGTCCTGCAATCTGCAAAATTACTGGCAGCTTCAAACCTGCCCTGGCGGATTGTACTGCCTGCAATGAAAACCTGCTTCCTGTTGCTGTTAATGGCGACGATCAGCGAGGTGGCATACTGGCATGTGATTGTGACAGGTGGCTTAACCGTTGCCGCTATCGTGGTCTGGCAATGGCATAAAATCCGTCAATTAGACTTGATCAATGCAGACCTCTCTCGTGCTCATACGCTTGAAAAACACAAGCTGTTAAGTCTGTCCATTCCCATGATGCTCGCCATGATGGTCACCATGGCTTTAAATCAAATTGATCTTTTCATGCTGGAAATGCTGGCCAATGAACAAGATGTCGGACACTTTGCAGCGGCGGCCACCACAGCTCACTTATTACCTGTGGCCCAAGTGACGATTGCAGGATTATTTCTGCCACTGATTGGCCCGGCACTAGATAACCACCCTGACAGCGCCAAAACTCTCTTCCGGCAGGCACAACGCCTCATTGTTATCGTGACTATGATACTGACTGCCCTTGTATTCGCTGGCGGGCCATGGCTATTAGCCTTCTTTGGTGAAGGTTTCGTAAAGGCAGAGCTCTCGCTCAATGTGCTGACAGCCGCCTACAGTATCTGGGCCATGAGTGCCTTCGCCTCTACCTGGCTGCAATACAACGGGAAAGGCCGGCAAGTGATGGTGATTGGCGTCATCACCTTGCTGACAGACACGCTGGCGAATCTGTGGCTCATCCCTGAAATGGGCATGACGGGAGCAGCACTGGCAACGTGCCTGGCAATGTTTGTTGCCTCTGTTCTGACCTGGTATCAACTGATCATCATGAATACCGGAAAATCTCCGCTTCAGATATCACACTGA
- a CDS encoding amino acid ABC transporter substrate-binding protein, with translation MKNKRNLFSASLIASSLMLAGISAGAHAEMASGSETLDKVKQAGVLKCGVSTGLPGFSNTDAKGNWEGIDVEFCRAVASAVLKDASKVQYIPLTAKERFTALQSGEVDVLSRNTTWTLQRDTALGLNFVGVNYYDGQGFMVSKDLGVKSAKELDGASVCIQSGTTTELNLADYFRTNGMSFKPVVFDTSDQTVKGFEAGRCDVLTSDQSQLYSLRIKLANPSSAVVLPEVISKEPLGPVVRQGDDKWFNIVKWTLSVMVNAEEYGINQSNVDAKLKSTDPNVRRILGLDGPKGAGLSLADDWSYQVIKQVGNYGDSFERNVGAGSPLKIARGLNALWKDGGIMYAPPVR, from the coding sequence ATGAAAAACAAAAGAAACCTTTTTTCAGCTTCTTTAATTGCTTCATCGCTGATGCTGGCAGGTATTTCTGCAGGCGCTCATGCCGAAATGGCCTCAGGCTCTGAAACATTGGATAAAGTTAAACAAGCCGGAGTGCTGAAGTGCGGTGTCAGCACCGGGCTGCCGGGCTTTTCAAATACCGACGCCAAAGGGAACTGGGAAGGTATTGATGTTGAATTCTGTCGTGCCGTCGCATCTGCTGTTCTGAAAGATGCCAGCAAAGTGCAATATATTCCGCTGACGGCCAAAGAGCGTTTTACCGCACTGCAATCTGGCGAAGTGGATGTGCTTTCCCGGAATACAACATGGACACTGCAACGTGACACGGCCCTGGGTCTGAATTTTGTTGGCGTGAACTATTACGACGGCCAGGGCTTTATGGTCAGTAAAGATTTAGGGGTGAAATCTGCGAAAGAACTGGATGGCGCGTCAGTCTGTATTCAGTCCGGCACGACAACAGAGCTGAACCTGGCGGATTACTTTCGCACGAACGGCATGAGCTTTAAGCCCGTCGTATTTGATACGTCCGATCAGACGGTGAAAGGCTTCGAAGCCGGGCGCTGTGATGTGCTGACCTCAGATCAGTCTCAGCTGTATTCACTGCGGATTAAACTAGCCAACCCATCGTCAGCGGTTGTGCTGCCTGAAGTGATTTCCAAAGAGCCTTTAGGTCCGGTTGTACGTCAGGGTGATGACAAGTGGTTTAACATCGTGAAGTGGACCCTGAGCGTGATGGTGAATGCCGAAGAGTACGGGATTAATCAGAGCAACGTTGATGCCAAACTGAAATCGACCGATCCAAACGTCCGCCGCATTTTAGGTCTGGATGGTCCTAAAGGTGCCGGTCTGAGCCTTGCTGATGATTGGTCTTATCAGGTGATCAAGCAAGTGGGTAACTATGGCGACAGCTTTGAGCGAAATGTGGGCGCAGGTTCGCCACTGAAAATTGCCCGTGGTCTGAATGCCCTCTGGAAAGACGGCGGCATCATGTACGCGCCACCTGTGCGTTAA
- a CDS encoding immune inhibitor A domain-containing protein, translating into MKHMKKTLLASAMFTLFSGSGYAHTPVDMGVVNEDKLIEMLVRNGVVDADASEEQKRHALDKYLDNKIRSGFKGDAQFGKQALEKRAKVLKAIQKNKGNQRANIFALDVGQKRTDKVLALLIDFPDLPWNDNRLTKDHTEMLYDSYELGHYQDLLFSGAGYTGPNGENLISMRQFYEAESGDSYSVMGQAAGWYRASKNAAFYGGNSPTTDNDLNAQELVREALNQLAQDPSINLADYDVEDRYDYDGDGNYREPDGVIDHLMIFHSSVGEEAGGGVLGADAIWSHRFNLGQYHVLAGTKSTVPGRFNGQYAAFDYTVQPIDAAAGVCAHEYGHDLGLPDEYDTQYTGQGEPVSYWSIMSSGSWAGKIGGTQPTAFSSWAKQFLQQSIGGHWVNDQQVAISELENAPREFTLFQTTDTKKPNMVKVSLPSKRIETLKPFEGQYSFHSGKGDDLRNGMSRTLTIPAGTKATLKFKVWYQIEKDYDFARVLINGKAISGNITSMDDPYNTGLVPGIGGDSNGWIDAEFDLSQWAGQQVTLGFDYVTDGGLAMDGLYLDNLVLDVDGAVTAIDNGESGSTFAFNGYKLSDGYHDAAHYYLLQWRSHTGVDEGLANIKRMGQIMSFEPGLIVWYVDESMTDNWVGKHPGEGWLGVVDADQNALVWNNSGQAAQTRFQVRDAAFSLQDQAPLRLVNSSGDVLEDSSLIGNAYFSDAEDYSAPMAPDSGRKLTEFGLMIDVVEQGPNNEFGVVRLSKAASQNELPTASFELNVNGLTVSANNLSVDPDGQITAYQWDFGNGQTSSEAAPVWQYQQAGSYIVSLTVTDDKGATDTFSYTVTVEAPNALPEASAEYIHLGRWVTMWSTSTDSDGRIVDTEWTLPNGKVKRGRVFTSIFPSYGQHEVKIRIIDNDGGITTKAITVNL; encoded by the coding sequence ATGAAACATATGAAGAAAACATTGCTGGCTTCAGCAATGTTCACTTTATTTAGTGGTAGTGGCTATGCGCATACACCTGTTGATATGGGCGTTGTTAATGAAGACAAACTCATTGAAATGCTGGTCAGAAATGGCGTTGTTGATGCGGATGCTTCAGAGGAGCAGAAACGTCACGCGCTGGATAAATATCTGGATAATAAAATACGTTCAGGTTTTAAAGGGGATGCGCAGTTTGGTAAACAGGCTTTAGAAAAAAGAGCCAAAGTGCTGAAAGCGATTCAGAAAAATAAAGGAAACCAGCGTGCCAATATTTTTGCACTGGATGTTGGCCAGAAGCGAACAGATAAAGTGCTGGCACTGTTAATTGATTTCCCTGATTTACCATGGAATGACAACCGTCTGACGAAAGACCACACAGAGATGCTGTATGACAGTTATGAACTGGGTCATTATCAGGATCTGCTGTTTTCAGGGGCAGGATATACCGGGCCAAACGGTGAAAACCTGATTTCAATGCGTCAGTTTTACGAGGCTGAGTCCGGGGATTCCTACTCGGTGATGGGACAGGCAGCCGGTTGGTATCGCGCATCGAAAAATGCAGCATTCTATGGTGGTAATTCACCTACAACGGATAACGATCTGAATGCACAGGAACTGGTGCGTGAAGCGCTGAACCAACTGGCGCAGGATCCTTCGATTAATCTGGCCGACTACGACGTCGAAGATCGCTACGATTACGATGGTGACGGGAACTATCGCGAACCCGATGGCGTGATCGATCACCTGATGATATTCCACTCGTCCGTTGGCGAAGAAGCTGGCGGCGGTGTGTTGGGCGCTGACGCCATCTGGTCGCACCGTTTCAACCTGGGCCAGTATCACGTGCTGGCTGGTACCAAGAGTACTGTGCCGGGACGCTTTAACGGCCAATATGCAGCCTTTGATTATACGGTTCAGCCGATTGATGCCGCAGCAGGTGTGTGTGCCCACGAATACGGCCACGATCTTGGACTGCCGGATGAGTATGACACCCAATATACCGGGCAGGGCGAACCTGTCTCTTATTGGTCCATCATGTCCTCTGGTAGCTGGGCGGGTAAAATTGGCGGCACGCAGCCGACTGCGTTCAGTTCCTGGGCCAAGCAATTCCTGCAGCAGTCTATTGGCGGACATTGGGTGAATGATCAGCAGGTTGCTATTAGTGAACTGGAAAATGCCCCACGTGAATTCACCCTGTTCCAGACGACAGACACCAAAAAACCAAACATGGTGAAAGTTTCACTGCCGAGTAAACGCATTGAGACCTTGAAGCCGTTCGAAGGTCAGTATTCCTTCCATTCGGGCAAAGGCGATGATCTGCGGAACGGCATGAGTCGTACGCTGACAATTCCGGCAGGAACGAAAGCAACGCTGAAATTCAAAGTCTGGTATCAGATTGAGAAAGACTATGATTTCGCGCGTGTGCTGATCAATGGCAAGGCAATTAGCGGCAATATCACCTCGATGGATGACCCGTATAACACAGGTCTGGTTCCGGGGATCGGTGGTGATTCAAACGGCTGGATTGACGCTGAGTTTGATCTGAGCCAGTGGGCAGGTCAGCAGGTCACACTGGGCTTTGACTATGTGACCGATGGCGGTCTGGCGATGGATGGTCTGTATCTGGACAATCTGGTGCTGGACGTGGATGGCGCAGTCACTGCAATTGATAATGGTGAAAGTGGTTCCACGTTTGCGTTCAACGGTTACAAACTGTCTGATGGCTACCACGATGCAGCGCATTACTATTTGCTGCAGTGGCGTAGCCATACGGGTGTTGATGAAGGTCTGGCAAACATCAAGCGTATGGGTCAGATCATGAGCTTTGAGCCTGGCTTGATTGTTTGGTATGTCGATGAATCGATGACGGACAACTGGGTGGGTAAACACCCGGGTGAGGGTTGGTTAGGCGTCGTTGATGCGGATCAGAATGCGCTGGTCTGGAATAACTCTGGCCAGGCCGCACAGACTCGGTTCCAGGTACGCGACGCGGCATTCTCATTGCAGGATCAGGCGCCATTGCGTCTGGTCAACAGCAGCGGAGATGTGCTGGAAGACAGCAGCCTGATTGGTAACGCCTACTTCTCTGATGCGGAAGATTACAGCGCTCCGATGGCGCCGGATTCGGGTCGTAAGCTGACTGAATTTGGTCTGATGATTGATGTTGTTGAGCAAGGTCCGAACAACGAGTTTGGCGTGGTGCGCTTATCGAAAGCCGCATCGCAGAATGAATTGCCAACTGCGAGTTTCGAGCTGAATGTTAATGGCCTGACCGTGTCGGCAAACAATCTGAGTGTTGATCCTGATGGTCAGATTACGGCCTATCAATGGGATTTTGGCAATGGCCAAACCAGCAGTGAAGCAGCGCCAGTCTGGCAATATCAGCAAGCCGGCAGCTATATTGTCAGCCTGACGGTCACCGATGACAAAGGGGCGACAGATACCTTCAGTTACACCGTCACTGTTGAAGCGCCGAATGCCTTGCCTGAAGCAAGCGCGGAATATATTCACCTGGGCCGTTGGGTCACCATGTGGTCAACCAGTACAGACAGTGATGGCCGTATTGTGGATACCGAATGGACATTGCCAAATGGTAAGGTGAAACGAGGTCGTGTGTTCACGTCGATTTTCCCGAGCTACGGCCAGCATGAAGTCAAGATCAGGATTATCGATAATGACGGTGGTATCACGACGAAAGCCATAACCGTTAACCTGTAA